Proteins encoded together in one Halalkaliarchaeum sp. AArc-CO window:
- a CDS encoding alpha/beta hydrolase, with protein MSGDGTASGDDLPEIPPEVPGESVRIRTSGAKLHAVRAGPSEGPLVVLLHGFPEFWYGWREAIAPLANAGYRVVVPDQRGYNRSEKPSGVWPYHIDELAADVADIVEAHGCESAGIVGHDWGAAVGWWLAMHRPERVSSLVAVNAPHPSVMYRRLGESWSQRLRSWYILGFQVPRVPEAVARAGNWRLIVRGMQKSSLPGTFSPVDFRRYRRAWSRPGAFTAMVNWYRAVGRDRPRPETARVEPETLVIWGARDQYLEREMARESLEYCADGRLKTHEDATHWVHHEEPVAVADEIRDHLDAFTRVARE; from the coding sequence ATGTCCGGAGACGGGACAGCGAGCGGGGACGACCTCCCGGAGATCCCGCCGGAGGTACCCGGAGAGTCGGTCCGGATCCGAACGAGCGGGGCGAAGCTGCACGCCGTTCGCGCCGGGCCGTCGGAGGGCCCACTCGTCGTGTTGTTACACGGCTTTCCGGAGTTCTGGTACGGATGGCGCGAGGCGATCGCGCCGCTCGCGAACGCGGGGTACCGGGTCGTCGTCCCGGACCAGCGGGGATACAACAGAAGCGAAAAACCGTCCGGCGTGTGGCCGTACCACATCGACGAACTCGCCGCCGACGTGGCCGACATCGTCGAGGCGCACGGCTGTGAATCCGCGGGGATCGTCGGTCACGACTGGGGCGCGGCGGTCGGCTGGTGGCTCGCGATGCACCGACCCGAGCGTGTCTCCTCGCTCGTGGCCGTCAACGCCCCACATCCCTCAGTCATGTATCGAAGGCTCGGGGAAAGCTGGAGCCAGCGGCTCCGAAGCTGGTACATCCTCGGGTTTCAGGTTCCCCGAGTCCCGGAAGCGGTCGCCCGCGCCGGAAACTGGCGGCTCATCGTGCGGGGGATGCAAAAGAGCAGCCTCCCCGGGACGTTCTCTCCGGTCGATTTTCGTCGGTATCGGCGAGCCTGGAGTCGCCCGGGAGCGTTCACCGCGATGGTGAACTGGTACCGGGCGGTCGGGCGCGACCGTCCCCGGCCGGAGACCGCACGCGTCGAACCGGAGACGCTCGTAATCTGGGGCGCCCGGGACCAGTATCTGGAACGCGAAATGGCCAGAGAGAGCCTCGAATACTGTGCTGACGGGCGATTGAAAACCCACGAGGACGCGACCCACTGGGTCCACCACGAGGAGCCGGTCGCCGTCGCCGACGAGATCCGGGACCACCTCGACGCGTTCACGCGGGTCGCCCGCGAGTAG
- a CDS encoding SHOCT domain-containing protein has product MSDNGLLRTLLLVGVVLLFAPLLLGWLFTFGGSTMMGGGMMAFGAPMFGGWLLFVALVLGAGYLLLSGRETGAEEPADRTARTRDRENTDDEALATLRDRYARGDLGDEEFERKVEALLETESPEDARDRIRDRER; this is encoded by the coding sequence ATGAGCGACAACGGTTTGCTACGAACGCTGCTTCTGGTGGGGGTGGTGCTTCTTTTCGCCCCCCTTCTGCTCGGCTGGTTGTTCACGTTCGGCGGATCGACGATGATGGGTGGTGGGATGATGGCGTTCGGGGCACCGATGTTCGGCGGGTGGCTGCTGTTTGTCGCGCTGGTGCTCGGTGCCGGGTACCTCCTTTTGAGCGGCCGGGAAACGGGAGCAGAGGAGCCGGCGGATCGGACTGCTCGGACGCGAGATCGCGAGAACACAGACGACGAGGCGCTCGCGACGCTCCGGGACCGATACGCACGCGGCGACCTCGGCGACGAGGAGTTCGAACGAAAGGTTGAGGCACTGTTGGAGACGGAGTCGCCCGAAGACGCCCGCGATCGGATCCGGGATCGGGAGCGGTGA
- a CDS encoding AIR synthase-related protein, whose protein sequence is MPDTGKVDREFFETQIEPKLGATRDDVALGPKHGVDFGVVTVEDTAVVTATDPVSILPQLGFRRAGRFAVRIVLSDVAVSGLPPSHLSIAFTLPPSMTDGEFAQVWDAVHEECSDLGVSVVTGHTARYEGCSYPWVGGATAMAVGDPEGIVRPDGARPGDDLLVTRGPAVEAAGLLSSLFPDEVDVDESTLATVQSGLDDLDAVRDAATAAAAGRVTAMHDVTEGGLVGALHEITESGDVRIAFDTDAVPTQSPVLKTCEALGMDPWRATSAGTLLIAVDPEDTDRVVEALRERDTPVGVAGRVEAGSGVVIDGEEIPPPDGDASWPVYERLLEG, encoded by the coding sequence ATGCCGGATACCGGAAAGGTCGACCGCGAGTTCTTCGAGACGCAGATCGAACCGAAGCTGGGCGCAACGCGGGACGACGTTGCACTCGGGCCGAAACACGGTGTCGATTTCGGGGTCGTTACCGTCGAGGACACTGCCGTCGTGACGGCGACTGACCCGGTGTCGATCCTCCCCCAACTCGGCTTTCGGCGCGCCGGCCGGTTCGCGGTTCGGATCGTCCTCTCGGACGTCGCCGTCTCGGGACTGCCTCCTTCGCATCTCTCGATCGCGTTCACGCTTCCCCCGTCGATGACCGACGGGGAGTTCGCGCAGGTCTGGGACGCCGTCCACGAGGAGTGCAGCGATCTGGGCGTAAGCGTCGTCACCGGACACACGGCCAGATACGAGGGATGTTCGTACCCCTGGGTCGGCGGCGCGACCGCGATGGCGGTCGGAGATCCCGAAGGGATCGTTCGTCCCGACGGCGCACGCCCCGGGGACGACCTTCTCGTCACCCGCGGACCGGCGGTCGAGGCAGCCGGCCTGCTGTCGTCGCTGTTTCCCGACGAGGTCGACGTCGACGAGTCGACGCTTGCAACCGTTCAGTCCGGGCTGGACGATCTGGACGCGGTTCGGGACGCGGCGACGGCGGCCGCCGCCGGTCGGGTGACAGCGATGCACGACGTCACCGAGGGAGGGCTCGTCGGTGCACTCCACGAGATCACCGAAAGCGGCGACGTCCGAATCGCATTCGACACCGACGCGGTGCCCACACAGTCACCTGTTCTGAAAACGTGTGAGGCGCTCGGGATGGATCCGTGGCGTGCGACGAGTGCGGGGACGCTCCTGATCGCGGTCGATCCGGAGGACACCGACCGCGTGGTCGAGGCGCTCCGGGAACGGGACACCCCGGTCGGGGTCGCTGGGCGGGTGGAAGCCGGCAGCGGCGTCGTTATCGACGGCGAGGAGATCCCCCCGCCGGATGGTGACGCGTCGTGGCCGGTGTACGAGCGACTTCTCGAGGGGTAG
- a CDS encoding heme o synthase has translation MWNAPYVLIVTRFPSISLPGLLAATAMGVYLLLVAGAVTAVTDAASACMAWPACGDGLSLPTTTDGWVAVGHRLAAVVVGIVLSFTTVLAWRRGVERRVMAALGVALALYPIQAGIGAVVAVAGANAPLSVIHLVVGVLIFASTLAALAWRLEILTGHDEDTDTGGVDTPGLVSTDGSGAPPADGGGMKASKRPELPTSSIVRVKLTVRAYYSLMKPRLMWLLCLVAAAAMALAGGPGFTPSTVVATLGGGALAIGASGTFNHVLERDVDRRMQRTSDRPLAIDLIPIRNAVAFGLVLATASLVLFAWVNLLAAALGLVAILFYSVIYTLVLKPNTVQNTVIGGAAGALPALIGWAAVTGEIGLGGVLLATLIFAWTPAHFYNLALAYKEDYARGGFPMMPVVRGETATRRHIVWYLGATLVVAAVLAAWTDLGWLFAATTVGVGGVFLWAVIRLHFERTEKAAFRAFHASNAYLGLALLAVLFDATLF, from the coding sequence ATGTGGAACGCGCCCTACGTGCTGATAGTGACCCGTTTCCCTTCGATTTCCCTTCCCGGACTGCTGGCCGCGACAGCGATGGGCGTATATCTCTTGCTGGTCGCCGGCGCGGTTACGGCAGTGACGGATGCGGCGTCGGCGTGTATGGCGTGGCCGGCCTGTGGGGACGGGTTGAGCCTTCCGACGACGACCGACGGTTGGGTCGCGGTCGGTCACCGACTGGCGGCGGTCGTCGTCGGGATCGTTCTGTCGTTCACGACGGTTCTCGCGTGGCGACGCGGCGTCGAACGCCGCGTCATGGCAGCACTCGGGGTCGCACTCGCGTTGTACCCGATCCAGGCCGGGATCGGCGCAGTCGTGGCGGTCGCCGGCGCGAACGCTCCCCTGTCCGTGATCCACCTCGTAGTCGGCGTCCTCATTTTTGCGAGTACGCTCGCAGCACTTGCGTGGCGGCTCGAGATCCTGACCGGTCACGACGAGGACACCGACACGGGTGGAGTCGACACGCCCGGACTCGTCTCGACGGACGGTTCGGGGGCTCCCCCGGCAGACGGTGGGGGTATGAAAGCGTCGAAGCGACCGGAGCTACCGACCTCGTCGATCGTCCGCGTGAAACTCACCGTGCGGGCGTACTACAGCCTGATGAAGCCCCGGCTGATGTGGTTGCTGTGTCTGGTCGCCGCCGCCGCGATGGCGCTTGCAGGTGGCCCCGGCTTCACGCCGAGCACCGTCGTGGCGACGCTCGGCGGTGGCGCGCTCGCGATCGGCGCCTCGGGAACGTTCAATCACGTTCTCGAGCGGGACGTCGACAGACGGATGCAGCGAACGAGCGACAGGCCGCTCGCGATCGACCTGATTCCGATCCGCAACGCGGTGGCGTTCGGGCTCGTTCTGGCGACAGCCTCGCTCGTGCTGTTCGCGTGGGTAAACCTGCTCGCGGCGGCGCTTGGACTCGTCGCGATCCTGTTTTACAGCGTGATCTACACGCTGGTGTTGAAGCCCAACACGGTCCAGAACACGGTCATCGGTGGCGCCGCCGGGGCACTGCCGGCGCTCATCGGCTGGGCGGCGGTCACCGGCGAGATCGGTCTCGGCGGGGTGCTGCTCGCGACGTTGATCTTCGCGTGGACGCCCGCCCACTTCTACAATCTCGCGCTGGCGTACAAGGAGGACTACGCCCGCGGCGGCTTCCCGATGATGCCGGTGGTTCGCGGCGAGACGGCCACGCGGAGACACATCGTCTGGTATCTGGGCGCCACGCTCGTGGTGGCGGCCGTCCTGGCGGCGTGGACCGACCTGGGGTGGCTGTTCGCTGCGACGACTGTCGGCGTCGGGGGCGTGTTCCTGTGGGCCGTGATCCGGCTCCACTTCGAACGCACCGAAAAAGCCGCGTTCCGTGCGTTTCACGCCTCGAACGCGTATCTGGGGCTCGCGTTGCTCGCAGTGCTTTTCGACGCGACCCTGTTTTGA
- a CDS encoding ABC transporter ATP-binding protein — protein sequence MDAALVAEDVRKRYGETTALSGVSLSVDGGEVFGLIGPNGAGKTTLVRALSGTIRYDGSITVLGDRPTEVSRQRIGLLPQSFSPPARLTARELIGYYAGLYKSPRQVGEVLADVGLEDAADTWYENLSGGQRRRTCVGTALVNDPDVLFLDEPTTSIDPAGRRSLWSLIDRLAEGGTTVFLTSHSMAEVERLADRVGMLRDGELVAAGTPASLIAEYGGRSRLVVRGTVAPSDITDALADATGFEVTAAGGNVVFSGVTPADIPAAVDALESAGASYESLTWTEPSLEDVYLSLTGESFEGRRAPGAGIAVDGSATATPEIEPTVSADGGDE from the coding sequence ATGGACGCGGCGCTCGTCGCCGAGGACGTACGCAAGCGGTACGGCGAGACCACGGCGCTTTCGGGGGTCTCCCTGTCGGTCGACGGAGGCGAGGTGTTCGGGCTCATCGGCCCGAACGGCGCGGGAAAGACGACGCTCGTGCGGGCGCTTTCGGGAACGATCCGGTACGACGGTTCGATAACCGTCCTCGGCGACCGCCCCACCGAAGTCAGCCGCCAGCGGATCGGGCTCCTCCCGCAGTCGTTTTCTCCACCCGCCCGACTCACGGCCCGCGAGTTGATCGGCTACTACGCGGGGCTCTACAAAAGTCCACGGCAGGTGGGGGAGGTCCTCGCCGACGTCGGACTCGAAGACGCCGCCGACACCTGGTACGAGAACCTCTCGGGGGGACAGCGTCGCCGAACCTGTGTCGGGACCGCGCTGGTGAACGATCCGGACGTGCTGTTCCTCGACGAGCCGACGACGTCGATCGATCCCGCCGGCCGTCGGTCGCTGTGGAGCCTGATCGACAGGCTCGCGGAAGGCGGGACCACTGTCTTCCTCACGAGTCACTCGATGGCGGAGGTCGAGCGGCTCGCCGACAGGGTCGGGATGCTTCGGGACGGCGAACTCGTGGCTGCCGGTACGCCGGCGTCGCTGATCGCCGAGTACGGCGGCCGGAGCCGGCTGGTCGTCCGTGGCACTGTGGCACCGAGCGACATCACCGACGCTCTCGCCGACGCGACCGGCTTCGAGGTTACGGCCGCCGGCGGGAACGTCGTGTTCTCCGGCGTGACGCCGGCCGACATCCCGGCTGCAGTCGACGCCCTGGAGTCGGCGGGCGCGAGCTACGAGTCGTTGACCTGGACGGAACCTTCCCTCGAAGACGTGTATCTCTCCTTGACTGGGGAATCGTTCGAGGGACGGCGGGCCCCTGGCGCGGGAATCGCCGTCGACGGTTCGGCGACGGCGACACCGGAGATTGAACCGACCGTCTCCGCCGACGGGGGGGACGAATGA
- a CDS encoding ABC transporter permease, with product MTDRPGRVGSRVRRVRAESLAAWRSFFRRRTAVFFTFLFPALLVLIFGALIQTQSADGGLFAEPAGFYVPGYVVTVVLFTPLSRIGSEVARHREDNRFEKLATTPLSRAEWLFSHTMVNVLIIVAASLLILVLVVGLTGAAIPLSGQLVVLLPFVAFASALFCGVGAVLGRITDSRDGAIAASNGIAFPLLFLSEAFVSGEMFPAWILPIVEHSPVTYFARGVRAITFDPTMSWKPELAVVIGLAVVAFAVGAYAIPRTD from the coding sequence ATGACCGATCGACCCGGGCGCGTCGGGAGTCGAGTTCGACGCGTCCGAGCCGAGTCGCTCGCCGCCTGGCGCTCGTTTTTCCGGCGGCGCACCGCGGTGTTTTTTACGTTCCTCTTTCCGGCACTTCTGGTGTTGATCTTCGGGGCGCTCATCCAGACGCAGTCGGCCGACGGCGGGCTGTTCGCGGAGCCTGCGGGCTTTTACGTTCCGGGGTACGTCGTCACGGTGGTCCTGTTTACCCCACTTTCGCGCATCGGTAGCGAGGTCGCCCGCCACCGCGAGGACAACCGGTTCGAGAAACTCGCGACGACGCCGCTGTCCCGGGCGGAGTGGCTGTTTTCTCACACCATGGTCAACGTGTTGATCATCGTCGCGGCGAGCCTCCTCATCCTGGTTCTGGTCGTCGGACTTACCGGTGCGGCGATCCCACTATCCGGGCAGCTTGTGGTTTTGCTCCCCTTCGTCGCGTTCGCGTCTGCGCTGTTCTGTGGGGTCGGCGCTGTCCTCGGCCGAATCACCGACTCGCGCGACGGCGCGATCGCCGCCTCGAACGGCATCGCGTTCCCACTTTTGTTCCTCTCGGAGGCGTTCGTGAGCGGCGAGATGTTCCCCGCCTGGATCCTCCCGATCGTCGAGCACTCGCCGGTCACCTACTTCGCCCGGGGCGTGCGGGCGATCACGTTCGATCCGACGATGTCCTGGAAGCCGGAGCTCGCGGTCGTGATCGGGCTCGCGGTCGTCGCCTTCGCTGTCGGGGCGTACGCGATCCCCCGCACCGACTGA
- a CDS encoding bifunctional 4-hydroxy-2-oxoglutarate aldolase/2-dehydro-3-deoxy-phosphogluconate aldolase produces MAHETDESLGTFEALRESGVVAVMRGGDPDTVIDTVDALVAGGVTAIEITADTDGASDLIAEVNASVPEAVVGAGTVLDSETARACLLAGAEFVVSPSLHADVIETANRYGALVAPGIMTPTEAIRGYEAGADLVKVFPASTLGPGHLSSMKGPLGQIPMMPTGGVDLDNVADFVEAGAVCVGAGSSLVDYDAVERGDPESITETAREFRERIEAARE; encoded by the coding sequence ATGGCTCACGAGACCGACGAATCGCTGGGGACGTTCGAAGCGCTGCGGGAAAGCGGCGTCGTGGCGGTCATGCGCGGCGGGGATCCGGACACGGTGATCGACACCGTCGACGCGCTGGTGGCCGGCGGGGTGACCGCCATCGAGATCACCGCCGACACCGACGGCGCGAGCGACCTCATCGCGGAGGTGAACGCGAGCGTTCCGGAGGCGGTCGTCGGCGCGGGGACGGTTCTCGATTCGGAGACTGCCCGGGCCTGCCTGCTTGCCGGTGCGGAGTTCGTCGTCTCACCGTCGCTGCATGCCGATGTGATCGAGACGGCGAACCGCTACGGCGCGCTGGTCGCGCCCGGGATCATGACGCCGACGGAGGCGATCCGCGGCTACGAGGCCGGCGCCGACCTGGTGAAGGTGTTCCCGGCGTCGACGCTCGGCCCGGGGCACCTGTCGTCGATGAAGGGCCCGCTCGGACAGATCCCGATGATGCCCACCGGCGGAGTCGATCTCGACAACGTCGCCGACTTCGTCGAGGCCGGGGCGGTCTGCGTCGGGGCCGGAAGCTCGCTCGTGGACTACGACGCAGTCGAACGGGGCGACCCGGAGTCGATCACGGAGACGGCCCGGGAGTTCCGCGAGCGGATCGAGGCGGCACGGGAGTAG
- a CDS encoding class I SAM-dependent methyltransferase translates to MVEKDAVRRGYDEVAEAFAAWRSFDDEEREIFEEFLDSLPPGSSVLDAGCGQGTPILRALAERTSESPPIGLDVSAVQLDLASERVPEATLIQGDFTQLPLPESSVDGLVAFHSLIHVPADQHRRAIEEFARVVRPGGRVLLSEGTEPWRGKNPDWLETGAEMQWHIAGARTTREQLRDVGLAIENEWTTGDVLVEGESWTFFEAVLPE, encoded by the coding sequence ATGGTAGAGAAGGACGCCGTTCGTCGCGGATACGACGAGGTGGCCGAGGCGTTCGCCGCCTGGCGCTCGTTCGACGACGAGGAACGGGAGATATTCGAGGAGTTCCTCGACTCGCTTCCGCCGGGCTCGTCGGTACTCGACGCCGGCTGTGGCCAGGGGACGCCGATCTTGCGAGCGCTCGCGGAGCGGACGTCCGAGTCGCCGCCGATCGGACTCGATGTCTCGGCCGTACAGTTGGATCTGGCGTCCGAACGGGTCCCCGAGGCGACCCTGATACAGGGCGATTTCACCCAGCTTCCCCTCCCGGAGTCGTCGGTCGACGGGCTGGTCGCCTTCCACTCGCTGATTCACGTCCCGGCGGACCAGCACCGGCGGGCCATCGAGGAGTTCGCACGCGTCGTCCGTCCGGGCGGTCGAGTACTCCTCTCGGAGGGCACCGAACCGTGGCGTGGAAAAAACCCCGACTGGCTCGAGACGGGCGCGGAGATGCAGTGGCACATCGCCGGCGCACGGACGACCAGAGAGCAGCTCCGGGATGTGGGACTCGCGATCGAGAACGAATGGACGACCGGCGACGTCCTGGTGGAGGGCGAGTCGTGGACCTTCTTCGAGGCCGTGCTGCCGGAGTGA
- a CDS encoding DEAD/DEAH box helicase encodes MDDLLSWLRDRPYYEGQIVAHERRPARDPQFSDLDLEPRLESALAERGIASLYAHQADAIEEIRKGYDVVLATETASGKSLAYTVPAFERAMDHGGRTLYLGPQNALIADQLETLSELARGLGFGSRVSVDQYTGRLSKTEKREVRDRRPTVLLSNPDMVHYALLPHAHRLWEWLFSSLELVVVDEVHSYRGVFGSQMALTLRRLRRLCERFGSDPQFVCCSATIGNPVEHASRVTGRPAEGFRLVDTDASGRGPRHWILWNPPEYDADWSDRTPGDSGRRRSSHVESMRLFVDLLVRGHQTLSFTRARQTAERYAQESTRELRERGHHDLAGAVQAYQGSVRGDRRRSIERQLDAGEIRGVWSTNALELGVDVGGLDAVILDGYPGTRMETFQRAGRAGRGSEPAAVVMVAGEDQLDQYLMGQPNELFDGDPEEAITDPENGRLLRNHVPCAATENWLSPDDEAYFGESFPDVVSDLEAAGTLSRRETDAGLRWLFDGDGSPQHGMSLRTIDDREVDLLDRRDGEVIASLGFSDALRDAHPGAIYHHQGETYEVAELDLDRDVAELTPTWADYYTRVLTDKTIVVDEDRKRRPLPARPETTVRFADLTVTERVTGYERRDGSTGEPLGRVDLDLPETTLSTTGLYVTVPPDVEQDMRAFGTGDAGDAGGTNGEWALAGGIHAAEHGVISLFPLAFLCDRADVGGLSTPCHPHTDRATVFVYDGYPGGVGLTRRGFDVAESLFERTARLIDGCGCEDGCPACVQSPHCGNANEPLAPEPAALLLSKLVGTQLDL; translated from the coding sequence GTGGACGATCTCCTTTCCTGGCTCCGGGACCGACCGTACTACGAGGGACAGATCGTCGCCCACGAGCGGCGCCCGGCACGCGACCCGCAGTTTTCCGACCTCGACCTGGAGCCACGGCTCGAGAGCGCCCTCGCGGAGCGAGGGATCGCTTCGCTGTACGCCCACCAGGCGGACGCTATCGAGGAGATCCGAAAGGGGTACGACGTCGTGCTCGCGACCGAGACGGCGAGCGGGAAGTCGCTCGCGTACACGGTGCCGGCGTTCGAGCGCGCGATGGATCACGGCGGGCGGACGCTGTATCTCGGCCCACAGAACGCCCTGATCGCCGATCAGCTGGAGACGCTGTCGGAACTGGCCCGTGGGCTGGGGTTCGGCTCCCGAGTCTCCGTCGACCAGTACACCGGACGCCTCTCGAAAACCGAAAAGCGCGAGGTTCGCGATCGGCGGCCGACGGTGCTGCTTTCGAACCCCGATATGGTCCACTACGCGCTGTTGCCCCACGCCCACCGGCTGTGGGAGTGGCTGTTCTCCTCGCTGGAGCTGGTCGTCGTCGACGAAGTCCACAGCTACCGGGGCGTGTTCGGTTCCCAGATGGCGTTGACGCTCCGACGGCTCCGGCGGCTGTGTGAACGGTTCGGTTCGGACCCGCAGTTCGTCTGCTGTTCGGCGACGATCGGCAACCCGGTCGAACACGCCTCGCGGGTGACTGGCCGACCGGCCGAGGGGTTCCGGCTGGTCGACACCGACGCCTCCGGTCGGGGTCCACGCCACTGGATCCTCTGGAACCCGCCGGAGTACGACGCAGACTGGAGTGACCGGACACCCGGAGACAGCGGCCGCAGGCGGTCGAGCCACGTCGAGTCGATGCGGCTGTTCGTCGACCTGCTCGTCCGCGGCCACCAGACGCTGTCGTTTACCCGGGCGCGCCAGACCGCCGAACGGTACGCCCAGGAGAGCACACGGGAGCTGCGAGAGCGAGGACACCACGACCTGGCGGGGGCGGTCCAGGCGTATCAGGGGTCGGTGCGGGGCGACCGTCGCAGATCGATCGAACGGCAGCTCGACGCTGGCGAGATCCGGGGCGTCTGGTCGACGAACGCGCTCGAACTCGGCGTCGACGTCGGCGGGCTCGACGCGGTGATCCTCGATGGGTACCCCGGAACCCGGATGGAGACGTTCCAGCGAGCCGGCCGTGCCGGCAGGGGATCGGAGCCGGCGGCAGTCGTCATGGTCGCCGGCGAGGATCAGCTCGACCAGTACCTGATGGGTCAGCCGAACGAGCTGTTCGACGGCGATCCGGAGGAGGCGATCACGGATCCCGAGAACGGGCGACTGCTCCGGAATCACGTTCCCTGTGCCGCAACCGAGAACTGGCTGTCGCCCGACGACGAGGCGTATTTCGGGGAATCGTTCCCGGACGTCGTCAGCGACCTGGAAGCGGCGGGAACGCTCTCGCGGCGGGAGACCGACGCCGGGCTCCGGTGGCTCTTCGACGGGGACGGAAGCCCCCAGCACGGGATGAGCCTCCGGACGATCGACGACCGGGAGGTGGACCTGCTCGATCGGCGGGACGGGGAGGTCATCGCCTCACTGGGGTTTTCGGACGCGCTCCGTGACGCCCATCCCGGCGCGATCTACCACCACCAGGGGGAGACCTACGAGGTGGCGGAGCTGGATCTCGATCGCGACGTCGCCGAGCTCACCCCGACGTGGGCGGACTACTACACCCGGGTGCTCACGGACAAGACGATCGTCGTCGACGAGGACCGGAAACGACGACCCCTCCCGGCCCGGCCGGAGACGACCGTCCGATTTGCGGATCTCACCGTCACCGAGCGGGTGACCGGCTACGAGCGCCGGGACGGCTCCACCGGGGAGCCGTTGGGGCGGGTCGACCTCGACCTGCCGGAGACGACGCTGTCGACGACCGGGCTGTACGTGACGGTGCCGCCGGACGTGGAGCAAGATATGCGTGCATTCGGTACCGGAGACGCCGGCGACGCGGGCGGGACGAACGGCGAGTGGGCGCTCGCGGGCGGGATCCACGCCGCCGAACACGGCGTGATCTCGCTTTTCCCGCTTGCGTTTCTCTGTGACCGGGCGGACGTCGGCGGGCTCTCGACGCCGTGTCACCCCCACACCGACCGTGCGACAGTGTTCGTCTACGACGGGTACCCCGGCGGTGTCGGCCTCACCCGGCGGGGGTTCGACGTCGCCGAATCGCTATTCGAGCGAACCGCGCGCCTGATCGACGGCTGCGGCTGCGAGGACGGCTGTCCCGCGTGCGTGCAGTCGCCCCACTGCGGCAACGCGAACGAACCGCTCGCGCCCGAGCCCGCCGCGTTGCTTTTGAGTAAGCTGGTCGGGACGCAGTTGGATCTCTAG
- a CDS encoding zinc-binding dehydrogenase, producing the protein MKAVQFTEHGDRNVIAYDDYPEPEVGRNEVLIDVKAGALNHLDVWTRRGLPGIDPEMPHVPGSDAAGVVLETGTDVSRFHEGDRVAVSAGVGCGRCEFCRDGDESMCVRYRIIGEHLPGVHAERAAVPEDNLIPVPEGVDWAVAGSATLVFQTAWRMLVDRADLEAGEAVLVLGASGGVGHAAVQIAAHTGAEVFATASTDEKLQYAADCGADHLINYETQNFAAAIRELTGKRGVDVVVDHIGEATYDDSLKSLAKGGRLVTCGATTGPNPPAGLNRIFWNQLSVIGSTMATPGQADDVLSLVWDGTFEPRIREVLPMSRTARAHELLENREGFGKVVVKPDSEL; encoded by the coding sequence ATGAAGGCGGTGCAATTCACCGAGCACGGGGACCGGAACGTCATCGCCTACGACGACTATCCGGAGCCCGAGGTCGGCCGGAACGAGGTGCTGATCGACGTGAAGGCCGGTGCGCTCAATCATCTGGACGTCTGGACCCGTCGGGGGCTGCCGGGGATCGATCCCGAAATGCCACACGTGCCCGGTAGCGACGCCGCCGGCGTCGTGCTCGAGACGGGTACGGACGTCTCGAGGTTCCACGAGGGGGATCGGGTCGCGGTCTCGGCGGGCGTCGGCTGTGGGCGCTGTGAGTTCTGCCGGGACGGCGACGAGTCGATGTGCGTCCGGTACCGTATTATCGGTGAGCATCTACCGGGGGTCCACGCCGAGCGCGCTGCGGTCCCCGAGGACAACCTGATCCCCGTCCCGGAGGGAGTCGACTGGGCGGTCGCCGGCTCCGCGACGCTGGTGTTTCAGACCGCCTGGCGGATGCTCGTCGATCGGGCGGATCTCGAGGCCGGGGAGGCGGTACTCGTTTTGGGTGCCTCCGGCGGCGTCGGCCACGCGGCCGTCCAGATCGCAGCCCACACCGGGGCCGAAGTGTTCGCGACCGCGTCGACCGACGAAAAACTGCAGTATGCGGCCGACTGCGGTGCGGATCACCTGATCAACTACGAGACGCAGAACTTCGCGGCGGCGATCCGGGAGCTCACCGGGAAACGCGGCGTCGACGTCGTGGTCGATCACATCGGGGAAGCGACGTACGACGACTCGCTGAAGTCGCTCGCGAAGGGCGGTCGGCTGGTCACCTGTGGTGCGACTACGGGCCCGAACCCGCCGGCCGGTCTCAACCGGATCTTCTGGAACCAGCTGTCCGTGATCGGATCGACGATGGCGACGCCGGGTCAGGCGGACGACGTGCTCTCGCTCGTCTGGGACGGGACGTTCGAACCCCGGATCCGGGAGGTGCTGCCGATGAGCCGCACCGCGCGGGCCCACGAACTGCTGGAGAACCGTGAGGGCTTTGGCAAGGTGGTCGTAAAACCCGACAGTGAACTCTGA